The proteins below are encoded in one region of Fulvia fulva chromosome 9, complete sequence:
- a CDS encoding Mediator of RNA polymerase II transcription subunit 4, with translation MDAEFQTTFQRVETALQRLTDSIAAYNPSTTAAEELVEADAVVAEQVAKLVKHQQNYRRIQELRETADSLDETIKNTIRVLADTRKEIQSIPTSETTEPRREVRVDELLAYAKFIAPTTVPPTVAKSFVPIPEDKKDTEAQTTNGIATPPQVISQDVDNPAYVKSEGREKGIEQMAQADKNWLQPVNFAFDFWPTPDQMKHGALGRIQYMIEQGKDPASVLSAEDQAKVDKERKEREDRERAEEEARERRNREEWGHAAPNRRGTVVEPFNPDDL, from the exons ATGGACGCCGAGTTCCAGACCACCTTTCAGCGCGTGGAGACTGCTCTGCAGCGCCTCACAGACTCGATCGCGGCCTACAATCCCTCGACCACTGCAGCAGAAGAGCTGGTAGAAGCAGACGCAGTCGTGGCAGAGCAGGTCGCGAAGT TAGTAAAGCACCAGCAGAACTACCGACGCATCCAAGAGCTTCGAGAAACTGCAGACTCGCTCGATGAGACCATCAAGAACACCATCCGGGTACTTGCCGACACGCGCAAAGAGATCCAGTCAATACCCACGAGCGAAACTACCGAGCCACGACGCGAAGTCAGAGTAGACGAGCTCTTAGCCTATGCGAAGTTCATTGCGCCAACAACAGTACCTCCTACAGTCGCCAAGTCTTTCGTGCCCATACCAGAGGATAAGAAAGATACAGAAGCGCAAACTACGAACGGCATAGCCACACCACCTCAAGTCATCTCCCAGGATGTCGACAACCCAGCCTACGTCAAATCAGAAGGTCGCGAGAAGGGCATTGAACAGATGGCACAGGCAGACAAAAACTGGCTGCAACCCGTGAACTTCGCGTTCGATTTCTGGCCAACCCCCGACCAAATGAAGCACGGAGCGCTGGGCAGGATACAGTACATGATCGAGCAGGGCAAAGATCCCGCGAGCGTCCTTAGCGCGGAGGATCAGGCGAAGGTCGATAAGGAGAGGAAGGAGAGGGAAGACCGCGAGAGGGCTGAGGAGGAGGCGAGGGAGCGGAGAAACAGGGAGGAATGGGGACATGCTGCACCGAACAGGAGAGGGACGGTCGTCGAGCCTTTCAACCCCGACGACTTGTAG
- a CDS encoding Cytochrome P450 monooxygenase, which translates to MLSFIVLALAGLLVLYLGNTYRCFRINLALAKRSGLPYIAMPIYTFNRFWLVTHALWLPWIQRLPKSWTQDWIDFLQPDFVWTQKHRLFKEIGSDVLLLVAPGSNTLYVADAEAVTQITARRNDFPKPTWMYSSVDIFGKSVVSTEGALWRHHRKITSPPFTEKNNYLVWTESLQQAESMMAGWISKDANDSGALWNVATESMRLSLHVISRAGFGVHLHWPHEDKDTPIPEGHTMTYKDALESLLHNMIVMILTPTWLLSRSPLKFHKTAHRAFSEWGQYMREMYQEKRNEVKSGQSREGMDLMGALVKGAGMTEESLNEKATTDPEKGGAGKGLLSDEEIFGNAFVFILAGHETAANTIHFSILYLAMKMTSQRRLQEDLDAILGDRPVSEWDYEKDMPKLFGSMCGAVMNEELRLIPPVVGIPKTTPNDRPQGLQVNGKHVTVPENCYVTLDTVATHRNPKYWPHTSEEDLLEFRPERWLLDPSKTNANTEDSTYAEEEGLDFDGPDKRPDTAASLFRPAKGAYVPFSEGYRSCLGRRFAQVEILAVLAVIFKTHTVELDVSEYLSDEEFKTATEAQKLEAWKKADARARELLENGMMTIITIQMRKGKVPFRFVKRGCERFKF; encoded by the exons ATGCTTTCTTTCATAGTACTTGCCTTGGCGGGCTTACTGGTACTGTATCTGGGCAACACTTACAGATGTTTCCGAATCAACTTGGCGTTGGCCAAGAGGAGTGGCCTTCCGTACATTGCCATGCCCATATACACCTTCAATAGGTTCTGGCTAGTAACGCATGCTCTTTGGCTTCCCTGGATCCAGCGACTACCAAAGTCTTGGACGCAGGACTGGATTGA CTTCCTTCAGCCTGACTTCGTTTGGACCCAGAAGCACAGATTGTTCAAAGAGATCGGCAGCGATGTCCTCCTGCTTGTGGCACCGGGCTCCAATACGCTGTATGTGGCGGATGCCGAGGCCGTGACCCAGATTACAGCCAGGCGCAACGATTTCCCCAAGCCAACATGGATGTACAGCAGTGTGGATATATTTGGCAAGAGTGTCGTGTCCACGGAAGGTGCTCTGTGGAGACATCACCGAAAGATCACGAGCCCGCCCTTCACAGAGAAGAACAACTACCTGGTGTGGACCGAATCACTTCAGCAGGCCGAAAGCATGATGGCTGGCTGGATCAGCAAGGATGCCAACGACAGTGGTGCGCTCTGGAATGTTGCAACCGAGTCTATGCGTTTGTCGTTACATGTGATCTCTCGCGCTGGGTTCGGCGTTCACCTTCACTGGCCACATGAGGATAAAGATACTCCAATCCCAGAAGGACACACGATGACATACAAGGACGCCTTGGAGAGTCTCCTCCATAATATGATTGTGATGATTCTGACCCCTACCTGGCTTCTCAGTCGCTCACCGCTCAAATTTCACAAGACAGCTCACAGAGCTTTCTCCGAGTGGGGTCAGTATATGCGTGAGATGTACCAGGAGAAGCGAAATGAGGTGAAGTCAGGTCAGAGCAGAGAAGGTATGGATTTGATGGGTGCCCTTGTCAAAGGTGCTGGCATGACCGAGGAAAGTCTCAACGAGAAAGCCACGACAGATCCCGAGAAGGGAGGCGCTGGCAAAGGACTTCTCAGTGATGAAGAGATCTTCGGTAATGCTTTCGTCTTTATCTTGGCGGGACATGAGACGGCTGCGAACACCATCCATTTCTCGATTCTTTACCTCGCCATGAAGATGACTTCGCAAAGGAGGCTGCAGGAAGATCTTGATGCGATACTTGGTGACAGACCAGTGTCCGAGTGGGACTACGAGAAGGATATGCCCAAGCTGTTTGGCAGTATGTGTGGCGCTGTGATGAACGAAGAACTCCGACTCATTCCGCCCGTCGTCGGCATCCCCAAGACCACGCCAAATGACCGACCACAGGGCCTTCAAGTCAATGGCAAGCATGTGACAGTTCCTGAG AATTGCTATGTGACTCTTGACACTGTCGCGACACACCGCAACCCCAAATACTGGCCCCATACCTCCGAAGAAGACTTGCTCGAATTCAGACCAGAGCGATGGCTCCTCGACCCAAGCAAAACCAACGCAAACACCGAAGACAGCACATACGCAGAAGAAGAAGGCCTTGACTTCGACGGACCTGACAAACGCCCCGACACCGCCGCATCCCTCTTCCGCCCTGCAAAGGGTGCTTACGTCCCATTCAGCGAAGGCTACCGCTCTTGCCTTGGCCGTCGATTTGCGCAAGTTGAAATTCTGGCAGTGCTGGCGGTCATCTTCAAGACTCATACTGTTGAGCTTGATGTGAGTGAGTATCTGTCTGATGAGGAGTTCAAGACTGCCACCGAGGCGCAGAAGCTGGAGGCGTGGAAGAAGGCTGATGCGCGTGCGAGGGAGCTGCTGGAGAATGGGATGATGACGATTATCACGATTCAGATGAGGAAGGGGAAGGTGCCGTTTAGGTTTGTCAAGAGGGGATGTGAGAGGTTCAAGTTTTAG